The Oncorhynchus tshawytscha isolate Ot180627B linkage group LG08, Otsh_v2.0, whole genome shotgun sequence genome window below encodes:
- the LOC112256139 gene encoding mitochondrial nicotinamide adenine dinucleotide transporter SLC25A51, whose translation MDPESARTSQPQGSLGKSGVSLLSGRGLGAALTPRGKHYACGSIAAFTNIMVTFPIQKVLFRQQLHGVRAREAVGQLQRDGMRNLYRGLLPPLLQKTTTVAIMFGLYEDFSHVLLDQLSTGSGIPELVTRSFAAALAGTAEAALMPFERVQTLLQDHRHHGRFHNTGHTFRTLLREYGVKECYRGLVPVLIRNGPSNMLFFGLRGPIKEQLPEASSRTGHLVNDFVCGGVLGAALGIMFYPLNVVKSRAQSQVGGAFRPCGEVLMTVWRERGGSVAMLFRGAHLNYHRSLLSWGIINATYELLLKVF comes from the coding sequence ATGGACCCAGAGTCAGCCCGCACATCACAGCCCCAGGGCTCCCTTGGTAAAAGTGGGGTCTCCCTGCTATCTGGCAGGGGTTTGGGGGCAGCTCTCACCCCTCGAGGGAAACACTATGCGTGTGGTTCCATAGCTGCCTTCACCAACATCATGGTGACATTCCCCATCCAGAAAGTTCTGTTCAGGCAGCAGCTGCACGGTGTGCGGGCCAGAGAGGCCGTCGGGCAGCTCCAACGGGACGGGATGAGGAACCTCTACAGGGGGCTGCTCCCTCCTCTTCTGCAGAAGACCACCACGGTAGCCATCATGTTCGGCCTGTACGAGGACTTCTCCCATGTCTTACTGGACCAGTTGTCCACAGGCAGCGGCATTCCTGAGCTAGTGACGCGGAGCTTCGCAGCTGCGCTGGCGGGCACGGCAGAGGCTGCCCTGATGCCGTTTGAGAGGGTGCAGACTCTCCTCCAGGACCACCGGCACCACGGCCGCTTCCACAACACGGGCCACACCTTCCGGACGCTCCTAAGAGAGTACGGTGTGAAGGAGTGCTACCGCGGCCTGGTGCCAGTGTTAATAAGAAACGGTCCCAGTAACATGCTGTTCTTCGGGCTCCGCGGGCCCATCAAGGAGCAGCTCCCTGAAGCCTCCAGCCGGACCGGCCACCTGGTCAATGACTTTGTGTGTGGCGGGGTGCTGGGGGCGGCGCTGGGGATCATGTTCTACCCGCTGAACGTGGTGAAGTCCCGTGCCCAGTCCCAAGTTGGGGGCGCGTTCCGGCCTTGTGGGGAGGTGTTAATGACGGTTTGGCGGGAGAGAGGCGGCAGCGTGGCCATGCTGTTCAGAGGGGCCCACCTCAACTACCaccgctctcttctctcctggGGCATCATCAACGCCACATACGAGCTGCTGCTCAAAGTGTTCTGA
- the ints10 gene encoding integrator complex subunit 10 isoform X1: MSAQKDCEFLVKRARDLVSEDPCAAKAWLITARTLYPTDFNIQHEMYTIERNAEKTASAGRLLYDMFINFPDQPVVWREITVITAALRSDCQDKQAQFLRGLFETLPGPVQCEVLLKATEQCFNTLEKAEMLLLLLRRFPESVVQHGVNLGDSLLEAETAEKLETPVNCFRKLFVCDVLPLIINNVDMRLPASLLLKYMLKAAEFYIGYVTRGPSADGQLQGKALNGSQEGGGLKSPSVSRGSQRYVIEGLSEKSSLVAEPWERLLDILAVVGARCEWQGDKGQRGYVEMLQWVKELCCYLPSLEGETRSRCCSQVVICASLVLFRSAYLYVSAVQPALFHGVNALASGSWILLEDLSSVYSEVELERGAGKHAHKKRKLADGREKTMSSDDDEGLGKGRGRNIMVNKTEMPGWAETLESFRLARESWDLLQSHDSLGTEFNKICSSWKTDNWLWFRIFFTDMIIYQGHYRKALSSLLQMSGFQQPQPGQSSPGQGNLEHHRTLIQQASCHYALGEYRMACEKLLDVVGGLVPQNQDPVKNTDESGKARNKPRKGNDLRLLPCTSKTILPFCLQLMFACFKLRAFTDSRDDLSLGHVVVLLQHDWPQGESLFLKAIDKICQQGSFQYENFFNYVTNIDMLEEFAYLRTTEGGRVQLELLPNQGMLIKNPSPALGGELNTLLLPGVQTTDRHHTVTRGITKGVKEDFRLAMERQVSRCGENLYTVLHRFCVNEKIIIIQSLP, from the exons ATGTCAGCACAAAAGGACTGCGAGTTTTTAGTGAAACGGGCTCGGGATCTAGTGTCCGAGGACCCGTGTGCAGCCAAGGCTTGGCTGATAACCGCTCGAACCCTCTATCCCACGGACTTCAATATTCAG CACGAGATGTACACCATTGAGAGAAATGCAGAGAAGACGGCTTCAGCGGGCAGACTGCTGTATGATAT GTTCATCAATTTCCCTGATCAGCCTGTTGTGTGGCGGGAGATTACTGTCATCACAGCTGCCCTGCGGAGCGACTGTCAGGACAAACAGGCTCAGTTCCTACGAG GTCTGTTTGAAACCCTGCCCGGACCAGTGCAGTGTGAGGTGCTGCTGAAGGCCACAGAACAATGCTTCAACACCCTGGAGAAGGCTGAGATGCTTCTGTTACTGCTCAGGCGCTTCCCAGAGTCTGTGGTCCAACACGGG GTCAATTTGGGAGATTCCCTATTGGAGGCGGAGACGGCTGAAAAACTGGAGACACCTGTCAACTGTTTCAGGAAGCTGTTTG TGTGTGACGTTCTCCCGTTGATCATAAACAACGTGGACATGCgtctgcctgccagtctgctgctgAAGTACATGCTGAAAGCAGCAGAGTTCTACATCGGTTATGTCACGCGGGGCCCGTCTGCTGACGGACAGCTGCAGGGCAAAGCCCTAAACG GCTCTCAGGAGGGTGGTGGGCTGAAGTCTCCCAGTGTGTCTCGGGGGTCCCAGCGCTATGTGATTGAGGGGCTGTCAGAGAAGTCGTCATTGGTGGCTGAGCCCTGGGAGAGACTGCTGGATATCCTGGCAGTGGTGGGGGCTCGTTGCGAGTGGCAGGGGGACAAGGGACAGAG GGGCTACGTGGAGATGCTGCAGTGGGTTAAGGAGCTGTGTTGCTACCTGCCCAGTCTAGAGGGAGAGACCAGGTCACGGTGCTGCAGTCAGGTGGTCATCTGTGCCTCGCTGGTCCTCTTCCGCAGTGCCTACCTCTACGTCTCAGCTGTACAGCCTGCTCTGTTTCACG gtgtgAATGCGTTGGCCTCTGGGTCGTGGATACTGCTGGAGGACCTGAGCTCAGTGTACAGTGAGGTAGAactggagagaggagcagggaaacACGCTCACAAGAAACGCAAACTGGCCGACGGCCGCGAGAAGACCATG AGCTCAGATGATGACGAGGGCCTGGGGAAGGGGCGTGGCCGGAACATCATGGTCAACAAAACAGAGATGCCCGGGTGGGCAGAGACTCTGGAGAGCTTCCGTTTGGCCAGGGAGAGCTGGGATCTCCTCCAGTCCCACGACAGCCTGGGGACTG AATTCAACAAGATCTGTTCATCCTGGAAGACAGACAACTGGCTGTGGTTCAGAATATTCTTCACAGATATGATCATATACCAG GGTCATTACCGTAAGGCCTTGTCCAGCCTACTCCAGATGTCTGGGTTTCAGCAGCCTCAGCCTGGACAGAGCTCCCCAGGACAGGGTAACCTGGAGCACCACAGGACCCTTATACAGCAGGCCTCCTGCCACTACGCACTGGGAGAGTACAGG ATGGCGTGTGAAAAGTTACTTGATGTAGTTGGTGGGCTGGTACCCCAAAACCAGGATCCAGTCAAGAACACTGACGAATCGGGCAAAGCCAGAAACAAGCCCAGGAAAG GCAATGATCTGAGGCTGCTGCCCTGTACGAGTAAAACGATTCTGCCATTCTGTCTTCAGCTGATGTTCGCCTGTTTCAAG CTTCGTGCCTTCACGGACAGCCGAGACGACCTCTCCTTGGGTCACGTGGTGGTGCTCTTGCAACACGATTGGCCACAGGGCGAGTCTCTGTTCCTGAAAGCCATTGATAAGATCTGTCAGCAGGGCAGCTTCCAGTATGAGAACTTCTTCAACTACGTCACCA ATATTGATATGCTGGAGGAGTTTGCATACCTGCGCACTACGGAGGGGGGGCGGGTCCAGCTGGAACTACTGCCCAATCAGGGAATGTTAATCAA GAACCCTAGTCCCGCCCTGGGTGGGGAGTTAAACACCCTGCTGCTACCTGGGGTGCAGACGACCGACAG GCACCACACGGTGACGCGTGGCATCACTAAAGGGGTGAAGGaggacttccgtctggccatggAGAGACAGGTGTCACGCTGCGGGGAGAACCTGTACACTGTCCTCCACCGCTTCTGTGTCAACGAGAAGATCATCATCATCCAGTCCCTGCCCTGA
- the ints10 gene encoding integrator complex subunit 10 isoform X2 produces MSAQKDCEFLVKRARDLVSEDPCAAKAWLITARTLYPTDFNIQHEMYTIERNAEKTASAGRLLYDMFINFPDQPVVWREITVITAALRSDCQDKQAQFLRGLFETLPGPVQCEVLLKATEQCFNTLEKAEMLLLLLRRFPESVVQHGVNLGDSLLEAETAEKLETPVNCFRKLFVCDVLPLIINNVDMRLPASLLLKYMLKAAEFYIGYVTRGPSADGQLQGKALNGSQEGGGLKSPSVSRGSQRYVIEGLSEKSSLVAEPWERLLDILAVVGARCEWQGDKGQRGYVEMLQWVKELCCYLPSLEGETRSRCCSQVVICASLVLFRSAYLYVSAVQPALFHGVNALASGSWILLEDLSSVYSEVELERGAGKHAHKKRKLADGREKTMSSDDDEGLGKGRGRNIMVNKTEMPGWAETLESFRLARESWDLLQSHDSLGTEFNKICSSWKTDNWLWFRIFFTDMIIYQGHYRKALSSLLQMSGFQQPQPGQSSPGQGNLEHHRTLIQQASCHYALGEYRMACEKLLDVVGGLVPQNQDPVKNTDESGKARNKPRKGNDLRLLPCTSKTILPFCLQLMFACFKLRAFTDSRDDLSLGHVVVLLQHDWPQGESLFLKAIDKICQQGSFQYENFFNYVTNIDMLEEFAYLRTTEGGRVQLELLPNQGMLIKHHTVTRGITKGVKEDFRLAMERQVSRCGENLYTVLHRFCVNEKIIIIQSLP; encoded by the exons ATGTCAGCACAAAAGGACTGCGAGTTTTTAGTGAAACGGGCTCGGGATCTAGTGTCCGAGGACCCGTGTGCAGCCAAGGCTTGGCTGATAACCGCTCGAACCCTCTATCCCACGGACTTCAATATTCAG CACGAGATGTACACCATTGAGAGAAATGCAGAGAAGACGGCTTCAGCGGGCAGACTGCTGTATGATAT GTTCATCAATTTCCCTGATCAGCCTGTTGTGTGGCGGGAGATTACTGTCATCACAGCTGCCCTGCGGAGCGACTGTCAGGACAAACAGGCTCAGTTCCTACGAG GTCTGTTTGAAACCCTGCCCGGACCAGTGCAGTGTGAGGTGCTGCTGAAGGCCACAGAACAATGCTTCAACACCCTGGAGAAGGCTGAGATGCTTCTGTTACTGCTCAGGCGCTTCCCAGAGTCTGTGGTCCAACACGGG GTCAATTTGGGAGATTCCCTATTGGAGGCGGAGACGGCTGAAAAACTGGAGACACCTGTCAACTGTTTCAGGAAGCTGTTTG TGTGTGACGTTCTCCCGTTGATCATAAACAACGTGGACATGCgtctgcctgccagtctgctgctgAAGTACATGCTGAAAGCAGCAGAGTTCTACATCGGTTATGTCACGCGGGGCCCGTCTGCTGACGGACAGCTGCAGGGCAAAGCCCTAAACG GCTCTCAGGAGGGTGGTGGGCTGAAGTCTCCCAGTGTGTCTCGGGGGTCCCAGCGCTATGTGATTGAGGGGCTGTCAGAGAAGTCGTCATTGGTGGCTGAGCCCTGGGAGAGACTGCTGGATATCCTGGCAGTGGTGGGGGCTCGTTGCGAGTGGCAGGGGGACAAGGGACAGAG GGGCTACGTGGAGATGCTGCAGTGGGTTAAGGAGCTGTGTTGCTACCTGCCCAGTCTAGAGGGAGAGACCAGGTCACGGTGCTGCAGTCAGGTGGTCATCTGTGCCTCGCTGGTCCTCTTCCGCAGTGCCTACCTCTACGTCTCAGCTGTACAGCCTGCTCTGTTTCACG gtgtgAATGCGTTGGCCTCTGGGTCGTGGATACTGCTGGAGGACCTGAGCTCAGTGTACAGTGAGGTAGAactggagagaggagcagggaaacACGCTCACAAGAAACGCAAACTGGCCGACGGCCGCGAGAAGACCATG AGCTCAGATGATGACGAGGGCCTGGGGAAGGGGCGTGGCCGGAACATCATGGTCAACAAAACAGAGATGCCCGGGTGGGCAGAGACTCTGGAGAGCTTCCGTTTGGCCAGGGAGAGCTGGGATCTCCTCCAGTCCCACGACAGCCTGGGGACTG AATTCAACAAGATCTGTTCATCCTGGAAGACAGACAACTGGCTGTGGTTCAGAATATTCTTCACAGATATGATCATATACCAG GGTCATTACCGTAAGGCCTTGTCCAGCCTACTCCAGATGTCTGGGTTTCAGCAGCCTCAGCCTGGACAGAGCTCCCCAGGACAGGGTAACCTGGAGCACCACAGGACCCTTATACAGCAGGCCTCCTGCCACTACGCACTGGGAGAGTACAGG ATGGCGTGTGAAAAGTTACTTGATGTAGTTGGTGGGCTGGTACCCCAAAACCAGGATCCAGTCAAGAACACTGACGAATCGGGCAAAGCCAGAAACAAGCCCAGGAAAG GCAATGATCTGAGGCTGCTGCCCTGTACGAGTAAAACGATTCTGCCATTCTGTCTTCAGCTGATGTTCGCCTGTTTCAAG CTTCGTGCCTTCACGGACAGCCGAGACGACCTCTCCTTGGGTCACGTGGTGGTGCTCTTGCAACACGATTGGCCACAGGGCGAGTCTCTGTTCCTGAAAGCCATTGATAAGATCTGTCAGCAGGGCAGCTTCCAGTATGAGAACTTCTTCAACTACGTCACCA ATATTGATATGCTGGAGGAGTTTGCATACCTGCGCACTACGGAGGGGGGGCGGGTCCAGCTGGAACTACTGCCCAATCAGGGAATGTTAATCAA GCACCACACGGTGACGCGTGGCATCACTAAAGGGGTGAAGGaggacttccgtctggccatggAGAGACAGGTGTCACGCTGCGGGGAGAACCTGTACACTGTCCTCCACCGCTTCTGTGTCAACGAGAAGATCATCATCATCCAGTCCCTGCCCTGA